Proteins encoded together in one Telopea speciosissima isolate NSW1024214 ecotype Mountain lineage chromosome 6, Tspe_v1, whole genome shotgun sequence window:
- the LOC122664367 gene encoding mitogen-activated protein kinase kinase kinase YODA-like, translating to MPSWWGKSSSKEAKKKSSKESFIDTLHRKFKIPSEEKGNIRSSGPCRRRSDIVSEKGSQSRAASRSSSPSKQVLRCQSFAERPHAQPLPLPGLHPAIIGRTDSGISVSTKTRSERCSKPSLCLPLPKPGCIPHRPDVTDVDGDLATASVSSDSSIDSDDPVDSRHLSPQTTDYESGTRTVNSPSSTMHKDHSPIITRKNSTEALKPANLSFNNQILSTSSKRGPLSNYAPNLLIPPRGAFGSAPDSSMSSPSRSPMRAFGTDQISSSAFWGAKPYTDVSLLGSGHCSSPGSGHNSGHNSMGGDMSGQLFWQASRGSPECSPIPSPRMTSPGPSSRIHSGAVTPLHPRAGGAATESSTGWQEDGKQSHRLPLPPISVSNSSPFPTPSSPPTMSSSLPRSPGRAENPTSPGSRWKKGRLLGRGTFGHVYVGFNSESGEMCAMKEVTLFSDDAKSKESAKQLGQEIALLSRLRHQNIVQYYGSETVDDKLYIYLEYVSGGSIYKLLQEYGQFGELAIRSYTQQILSGLAYLHAKNTVHRDIKGANLLVDPNGRVKLADFGMAKHITGQSCPLSFKGSPYWMAPEVIRNSNGCNLAVDIWSLGCTVLEMSTTKPPWSQFEGVAAMFKIGNSKDLPAIPDHLSEEGKDFVRKCLQRDPQHRPSAAQLLDHPFVKNAAPLERPILASEPTEIPLGVTDGARSPGVRHVRNLSSLETEGLAIYQSKGAKGGLASSDNMLRNISCPVSPIGSPLLHSRSPQHANGRMSPSPISSPRTPSGSSTPLTGGNGAIPFHHLKQSAYLHEGFGSMPRSPNSLYGNGSTYHDPRPDLFRGMQPGSHVFRELMSSENDALGKQFGRPAHGDSRELYDGQSVLADRVSQQLLRDHVKSNPSLDLSPGSILRRTNGI from the exons ATGCCTTCATGGTGGGGGAAGTCTTCATCCAAAGAAGCGAAGAAAAAATCAAGCAAGGAAAGTTTTATTGATACATTGCACCGAAAATTTAAAATTCCATCTGAAGAAAAGGGTAATATTAGATCATCTGGACCTTGTCGACGACGTAGTGATATAGTTTCGGAAAAGGGTTCTCAGTCCCGTGCTGCATCAAGATCGTCTTCCCCCTCCAAACAAGTATTACGATGTCAAAGTTTTGCAGAAAGGCCTCATGCACAACCCCTTCCTCTTCCAGGGTTGCACCCTGCAATCATAGGACGGACGGATTCCGGAATCAGTGTATCTACAAAAACAAGATCGGAAAGATGCTCTAAGCCGTCATTGTGTTTGCCACTCCCAAAACCTGGTTGTATCCCACACAGGCCAGATGTAACGGATGTCGATGGAGATTTGGCCACTGCATCTGTTTCTAGTGATAGTTCAATTGATAGTGATGATCCAGTTGACTCACGCCATCTTAGCCCGCAGACAACCGACTATGAAAGTGGGACCAGAACGGTAAACAGTCCTTCCAG CACGATGCACAAGGACCATTCCCCTATCATCACCCGAAAGAACTCAACAGAGGCGCTGAAGCCGGCTAATCTATCGTTCAACAATCAGATTCTTTCTACATCATCTAAACGGGGACCGCTAAGCAATTATGCACCAAATTTACTGATTCCTCCGCGTGGTGCTTTTGGAAGTGCTCCGGACAGCTCAATGTCAAGCCCTTCAAGAAGTCCTATGAGAGCATTTGGCACCGATCAGATTTCTAGCTCCGCCTTCTGGGGAGCAAAGCCTTATACAGATGTTTCATTACTTGGATCTGGTCACTGCTCGAGCCCAGGTTCAGGTCATAATTCTGGGCATAATTCAATGGGAGGAGATATGTCAGGACAGTTATTTTGGCAGGCCAGCAGGGGAAGCCCTGAGTGTTCTCCAATACCTAGCCCCCGAATGACAAGTCCGGGTCCTAGCTCCCGTATACATAGTGGTGCTGTCACTCCTCTGCATCCACGGGCTGGAGGGGCAGCCACAGAATCATCAACAGGCTGGCAGGAGGATGGGAAACAAAGCCACCGGTTGCCGCTTCCTCCTATAAGTGTTTCTAATTCTTCCCCTTTCCCTACGCCAAGTTCACCTCCAACAATGTCCTCTTCACTTCCACGAAGTCCTGGAAGGGCAGAGAATCCAACGAGCCCTGGTTCGCGATGGAAGAAGGGAAGGCTACTGGGCAGAGGCACCTTTGGACATGTGTATGTTGGTTTTAACAG CGAAAGTGGTGAAATGTGCGCTATGAAGGAGGTTACCCTATTTTCAGATGATGCGAAGTCAAAGGAAAGTGCAAAGCAGTTGGGACAA GAAATTGCTCTTCTTAGTCGCTTGCGGCATCAGAATATAGTACAGTATTATGGTTCTGAGACG GTAGATGACAAACTGTACATCTACTTGGAGTATGTTTCTGGCGGCTCCATCTATAAGCTTCTTCAAGAATATGGACAGTTTGGTGAGCTGGCAATACGCAGTTATACTCAGCAAATTCTTTCAGGCCTTGCATATTTGCATGCTAAGAATACTGTTCATAG GGATATTAAGGGAGCGAATTTACTTGTAGACCCCAATGGACGGGTGAAGTTAGCAGATTTTGGGATGGCAAAgcat ATTACTGGACAATCGTGTCCCTTATCTTTCAAGGGAAGCCCTTACTGGATGGCACCTGAG GTTATAAGAAATTCAAATGGTTGCAATCTGGCTGTTGATATATGGAGTCTTGGATGTACTGTTCTTGAGATGTCTACAACAAAACCACCATGGAGCCAGTTTGAAGGG GTTGCTGCCATGTTTAAGATTGGGAACAGTAAAGACCTTCCAGCAATACCTGATCATCTCTCAGAAGAGGGGAAAGATTTTGTCAGGAAGTGTTTGCAACGCGATCCGCAACATCGTCCTTCAGCTGCTCAACTTTTGGATCACCCTTTTGTAAAAAATGCTGCACCACTGGAGAGACCCATTTTGGCTTCTGAGCCTACTGAAATACCACTTGGAGTTACTGATGGAGCGAGATCTCCG GGTGTTAGGCATGTGAGGAACCTTTCTTCCTTGGAGACAGAAGGGCTAGCGATATATCAATCCAAAGGTGCCAAAGGTGGCCTAGCATCCAG TGATAATATGCTGAGGAACATATCATGTCCAGTATCTCCTATTGGAAGCCCGCTTCTCCATTCCAGATCCCCACAACATGCGAATGGAAGGATGTCCCCTTCTCCTATATCTAGCCCTCGTACCCCATCTGGTTCGTCCACGCCTCTCACTGGTGGAAATGGTGCTATTCCATTTCATCATCTGAAGCAGTCAGCTTACTTGCATGAAGGCTTTGGGAGCATGCCAAGGTCCCCAAACAGTCTCTATGGCAATGGTTCCACATATCACGATCCCAGACCTGACCTCTTTCGGGGGATGCAGCCTGGATCTCACGTCTTCCGGGAACTAATGTCATCTGAAAATGATGCTCTTGGAAAGCAGTTTGGAAGGCCTGCCCATGGGGATTCAAGGGAATTGTATGATGGTCAGTCTGTGCTGGCTGATAGAGTATCTCAGCAGCTATTGAGGGATCATGTGAAGTCAAATCCATCTTTGGACCTTAGTCCTGGCTCAATATTACGCCGCACAAATGGTATATGA